The genomic stretch CGCCGATGACCGTTATTTTTTTTCCTTTCACATCCCGCATACGCTCAACGCACTTTAAATGTAGTCAACGTGAGCAGGGCACATAAAATAGCCATGATCCAAAACCGCGTCACCACTTTGGTTTCATGCCAACCTTTGAGTTCAAAATGATGGTGTAATGGTGCCATTAAAAAAATCCGGCGCCCTTCGCCGTATTTTTTCTTCGTGTATTTGAAGTACATCACCTGCGCAATGACGGAAATATTTTCTGCGACCAACACCGCGCCGATGATCGGCAAAAGCAATTCTTTTTTGATCAAAACAGCCAACGTACCGAGCGCACTGCCGATGGCCAAAGCGCCGGTATCGCCCATAAATACCTGAGCGGGATATGCGTTGTACCAAAGGAAACCCAAACCCGCGCCCACCATGGCCGTACAGAAAATCGTAAGTTCGCTCGCTTGCGGAATGTACAAGATATTAAGATAGTCGCTGAAGTTGACATTGCCCGTCACATAGCACATTACCGCAAAGGCCGTCATCGCGATCGAAACGACGCCGATCGAAAGGCCGTCCAACCCGTCCGTAAGATTGGTGGCGTTGGATGTCGCCGTAATTACAAATATCACCATCGGTATATAAAAATATCCAAAATCAAAATTGAGATCTTTGACAAAAGGTATCGTTGTCACCGTTGCAAAACGCTCAAACTCCGGTGTCATGATCATTACCAAACCGACGATCAATCCGAGAGAAATCTGGCCCGCCGTTTTATAGCGCGCAACGAGGCCTTTTTTCATTTTTTTAATCGCTTTGAGGTAATCATCAATAAAGCCTACCACACCCATCCACGCCGTTGCCAGCAATACGAGCAATACATACGTATTGGACAAATCCGCCCAAAGCATCGTCGGTATCAATGTGGATGCTAAAATGATCAGACCACCCATCGTCGGCGTGCCGGCCTTGGATAAATGCGACTGCGGTCCGTCGAGACGAATTTCCTCGCCGATCTGCATTTCGCGCAGTTTGCGAATGATAAACGGTCCGACAAAAAGACTGATGGCCAACGCCGTTACCGCCGCCATCGCCGAACGAAACGTGATGTAGCGGAAAAGATTGGAACCGGTAATCCCGGAATCCGCAAATATTTGATATAAAAAATAAAACATAAAATTTTTCGCTATGCTAAAATTGCCTGTACAATATCTTCCATTTTCATACCGCGCGAACCTTTTACTAAAACCACATCGCCGGGTTTCACGGCTTCTTTCAACATCTCTATCAATCGGGCTTTATCTTCAAAATAAAACTTGTTCTTCATACCTTGTGCACCGTTCATTGCATGGGCGGCCAACGGACCCGTGAGATACAACGCATCCACCTTTTTTTCTGCGGCATATGCGCCCATGTCGGTGTGTTCGCTATCCGCCATCGCCCCAAGTTCCAACATGTCCGCCAATACCGCGATTTTGCGCCCGGATGTTTTTATGCTCATCAGTGTGTCCATTGCCGCGCGCATGGAATTGGGATTTGCATTATAGGTATCATCCATCACGGTAATCCCGTTTTTCTCTTTAAAACTTACACGATTCGACGGTTGACGATACGCTTCTAAAGCTTGTACTATCGCTTCATCCGGCATCGGCATGTGTTTGGCCACCGCTACCGCTGCAAGAACGTTATATGCATGATGCAAACCCGGTACACCCAGCCGAATATGCATCACCGGTGATTTGTCTTCTTCGATACCCAGTGTGATGCATCCTTTGTCGCTGACCTCATGTATCGTTCCACGAAACTGCGCAGATTGCTTCATGCCGTACGTAACAAGATCGCCAGCCAATTCAGTTTGATCGCGTAAAAAAGGGTCGTCCGTATTTACAAACCGTACGCCATGATCAATCAAATGCCGGTACAATGCCGTTTTTGTTTCCGCTACGGCTTCGACGCTGCCAAAGCGTTCGATGTGCGCTTTACCGATATTGGTGACAATACCAAAATCGGGCCTTACGATACGACACAGCGTTTCGATATCACCCGGGCGATCCGCACCCATCTCAATAACCGCAACCTGCGTATCCGCTTCCAATTTCAAAAGTGTCAAAGGAACGCCGATTTCATTATTCAGGTTACCTTCGGTTGCTTGCGTGATAAATGTTTTGCTCATCACGGCTTTGAGCATTTCTTTGGTCGTTGTTTTTCCGTTGGAACCTGTAACGCCGATTACTTTGGCGCGGGATTTTTGGCGATGGTTCTCGGCCAGTCGTTGCAATGCATTCAGCGTATCTTGAACGATCACTAACGGCAACTTTTCCCAAGCCGACGCATAACGCGCAAAAGCCTCCGCCGTCACGACGCATACGATACCCCGCAACGCGACATCGCGGACAAATGCGTGCGCATCAAAGCGGGCACCTTGTAATGCAAAGAACATTTGGGATGTTTGTACATCCCGGCTATCCGTCGAAACGCCCGATGCCGACCACGTGTCTAAAATATTTCGGCATTCGCCGATGGCTTTCAGATCCGCCGGTGTGAATACGGGCATAACGAATTACTGATCCTTTTTGGGAAACAGTTTATAATTGGTTTCGTCAAAATATTCTTTGGAATGCACATCCAGTTTGTCGGGATTATTGCGAATATCCGACAACAACTCATTGTGTGAAAAAACACCGGGCTCAAACGTCTTAGGATCGAAATGGCGAAATCCCAATTCTTCTTTTTTCTTTTCAAAATCCATACGCCTCTCCCTTCACTTAGAGGTTGGGTTTGCACTGAATGATGACCGATTCACCGTTTTTGGCGACGGCGCCGGCACGCGGGTATTGAGCGATCACGTAACCGTTGCCTTTTATTTTAACATCAATTCCCGACTCATATAACTTATTCATCGCCATACGCATACTCAGGCCGCGCACGTCGGGGATTCGTTTCTTGCGAAAGTCCAACGTATCGGATTCACTGACCGTAACGGCATTTCCGGTCGTCAGCAAAAGAATGTTCTGTTTCAATTTCGGGTCGTATGTCCATTCTTGTGCCGTCACCATATCACCGGTTCCCGCGATACGAAATTCGAGATTCATACGATCCAACACATTTTTGGCTGCAGCGATATTGAGATATTTCACATCCGGTGCAGTCATCGCGGCGTCACCGGCTGTCGTATCCTGATCAAGATCCGCCAAAACACGATTGACGTGTTTGGCAAAATCATCCGACGAATTGATAATTTTTTCGAGAATCTGCCTGGTCGCATTCGCTGCGGAGGCTTCGCCCCAAATGCTTCGGCGCGGATTGTCCACCGTTACGATAAATGCAACCTGCGGATTTTGTACGGGAAAAAATCCCGCAAACGAAGCCACATAGGAATTCGGCGCATAACGTCCGGTATTCACATCAATTTTTTGGGCCGTTCCGGTTTTTCCGGCTACTTCGATACCTTTGATCGCCGCCCGATGACCAGTTCCGCCTTCGACGACTTCTTTGAGCATACGGCTGACACGCTGCATGGTCTCTTGCGAAGCCACCGTACGGATCAACTGCGTTTCATGTTCAGTTTGTGTTCGCTCCAGCGGATCGTACACACCTTTGATGATATAAGGTTTGTACAGCGTACCGCCGTTGGCTATCGCGCTGTACGCCGTCACCATCTGCAGCGGCGTCACCCCGATTTCCTGACCGATGGAAATCATCGGACGCGAAAGGCCCGACCATGTGCTGGGATGGCTCAGCAATCCGCGCGTTTCGCCTTCGAGATCTACGCCGGTTTCGTTGCCAAATCCGAACGCACGCACATATTGATAAAGT from bacterium encodes the following:
- a CDS encoding UDP-N-acetylmuramoyl-tripeptide--D-alanyl-D-alanine ligase, coding for MPVFTPADLKAIGECRNILDTWSASGVSTDSRDVQTSQMFFALQGARFDAHAFVRDVALRGIVCVVTAEAFARYASAWEKLPLVIVQDTLNALQRLAENHRQKSRAKVIGVTGSNGKTTTKEMLKAVMSKTFITQATEGNLNNEIGVPLTLLKLEADTQVAVIEMGADRPGDIETLCRIVRPDFGIVTNIGKAHIERFGSVEAVAETKTALYRHLIDHGVRFVNTDDPFLRDQTELAGDLVTYGMKQSAQFRGTIHEVSDKGCITLGIEEDKSPVMHIRLGVPGLHHAYNVLAAVAVAKHMPMPDEAIVQALEAYRQPSNRVSFKEKNGITVMDDTYNANPNSMRAAMDTLMSIKTSGRKIAVLADMLELGAMADSEHTDMGAYAAEKKVDALYLTGPLAAHAMNGAQGMKNKFYFEDKARLIEMLKEAVKPGDVVLVKGSRGMKMEDIVQAILA
- a CDS encoding phospho-N-acetylmuramoyl-pentapeptide-transferase — its product is MFYFLYQIFADSGITGSNLFRYITFRSAMAAVTALAISLFVGPFIIRKLREMQIGEEIRLDGPQSHLSKAGTPTMGGLIILASTLIPTMLWADLSNTYVLLVLLATAWMGVVGFIDDYLKAIKKMKKGLVARYKTAGQISLGLIVGLVMIMTPEFERFATVTTIPFVKDLNFDFGYFYIPMVIFVITATSNATNLTDGLDGLSIGVVSIAMTAFAVMCYVTGNVNFSDYLNILYIPQASELTIFCTAMVGAGLGFLWYNAYPAQVFMGDTGALAIGSALGTLAVLIKKELLLPIIGAVLVAENISVIAQVMYFKYTKKKYGEGRRIFLMAPLHHHFELKGWHETKVVTRFWIMAILCALLTLTTFKVR